From the Clostridiales bacterium FE2011 genome, one window contains:
- the feoB gene encoding ferrous iron transport protein B, producing the protein MKLNALHPGQSAVIEAVGGEGALRQHFLDMGVIPGTEVTVIKLAPMGDPMELRIHGYELTLRLADAEQIEISPVSRKAADEEKKAQRSQEHPGLGEEGRFHPRGSGDPLPDGTKLTFALVGNQNSGKTTLFNQLTGSNQHVGNFPGVTVDRKDGVIRGHSDTLVTDLPGIYSMSPYSSEELVSRDFVLREHPKAIINIVDATNIERNLYLTMQLLEMNIPMVVALNMMDELRGNGGTVDVNVMEAMLGVPVVPISAAKNEGVDELIRHAIHVAKYQEKPVEQDFCGIEDHGGAVHRALHAVSVLIQDHAERARLPVRFSASKLIVGDPLLADQLELDENERETLDHLVLQMEKERGMDRSASIADMRFAFIRKVCDASVIKPKESKERIRSEKIDRILTGKHTAIPLFILIMALVFFLTFFLIGPFFQDLLEGGIDMLKTGVQKGMEAVNVNDRIQSLVLDGIFEGVGTVVSFLPIIVILFFFLSLLEDSGYVARVAFVMDKLLRRIGLSGRSIVPMLIGFGCTVPAVMSTRTLPSDRDRRMTILLTPFMSCTAKMPIYGFFVSAFFPQYGWLIITALYLLGILTGIAAAFLFKNTLFKGEAVPFVMELPNYRFPSPRNVAQLLWEKSKDFLHRAFSVILIATIVVWFLKSFDFRLNLVTDSHESILAAVAGLLAPVMAPVGLGDWRIVTSLISGFMAKESVVSVMETLFGGGLAALGSVTAASMLAFSLLYTPCVAAIAAIRRELGRKWALGVVLWQCAIAWVAALIIRLIGLIF; encoded by the coding sequence ATGAAACTGAACGCGCTGCACCCCGGCCAGTCCGCCGTTATCGAAGCCGTCGGCGGTGAAGGCGCCCTGCGCCAGCACTTCCTGGACATGGGCGTTATTCCCGGAACGGAAGTTACTGTTATCAAACTGGCTCCCATGGGAGACCCCATGGAGCTGCGGATCCACGGCTATGAGCTGACCCTCCGCCTTGCAGACGCGGAGCAGATAGAGATTTCCCCGGTCAGCCGGAAAGCCGCTGACGAGGAAAAGAAAGCCCAGCGTTCCCAGGAGCATCCCGGCCTGGGTGAAGAAGGCCGTTTCCATCCCCGGGGCAGCGGTGATCCGCTGCCGGACGGCACAAAGCTGACCTTTGCCCTGGTGGGCAACCAGAACAGCGGCAAAACCACCCTGTTCAACCAGCTGACCGGTTCCAACCAGCACGTGGGCAATTTCCCCGGTGTCACCGTGGACCGGAAAGACGGCGTGATCCGCGGTCACAGCGATACGCTGGTCACCGACCTCCCCGGCATCTACTCCATGTCCCCCTACTCCAGCGAGGAGCTGGTTTCCCGGGACTTTGTCCTCCGGGAGCATCCGAAAGCCATTATCAACATCGTGGACGCCACCAATATCGAGCGCAACCTGTACCTGACCATGCAGCTGCTGGAAATGAACATCCCGATGGTGGTTGCCCTGAATATGATGGACGAACTGCGGGGCAACGGCGGCACCGTAGACGTGAACGTCATGGAAGCCATGCTGGGCGTCCCGGTGGTACCGATTTCCGCCGCCAAGAACGAGGGCGTGGACGAACTGATCCGTCACGCGATCCACGTGGCAAAATATCAGGAAAAACCTGTGGAACAGGATTTCTGCGGCATTGAGGATCACGGCGGTGCCGTTCACCGCGCACTGCATGCCGTCAGCGTCCTGATCCAAGACCATGCGGAACGCGCCAGGCTGCCCGTCCGATTCTCCGCCAGCAAGCTGATCGTCGGCGACCCGCTGCTGGCAGACCAGCTGGAGCTGGATGAAAACGAGCGGGAAACCCTGGACCATCTCGTCCTGCAGATGGAAAAGGAGCGCGGCATGGACCGCAGCGCGTCCATAGCCGATATGCGGTTTGCCTTCATCCGGAAGGTTTGCGACGCTTCCGTCATCAAGCCGAAGGAAAGCAAGGAACGGATACGGAGCGAGAAAATCGACCGGATCCTGACCGGAAAGCATACCGCCATTCCCCTCTTCATCCTGATCATGGCATTGGTCTTTTTCCTGACCTTCTTCCTGATCGGCCCCTTCTTCCAGGACCTGCTCGAGGGCGGTATCGACATGCTGAAGACCGGCGTGCAGAAGGGCATGGAAGCCGTGAATGTCAACGACCGGATCCAGAGCCTGGTGCTGGACGGCATCTTTGAAGGCGTGGGTACTGTGGTCAGCTTCCTGCCGATCATCGTGATCCTGTTCTTCTTCCTGTCCCTGCTGGAGGACAGCGGCTATGTCGCCCGGGTTGCCTTTGTGATGGACAAACTGCTGCGGCGTATCGGCCTGTCCGGCCGGAGCATCGTACCGATGCTGATCGGCTTCGGCTGCACCGTGCCGGCTGTCATGTCCACCCGGACCCTGCCCAGCGACCGGGACCGCCGGATGACTATCCTGCTGACCCCCTTCATGTCCTGTACCGCCAAGATGCCGATCTACGGCTTCTTCGTCAGTGCCTTCTTCCCGCAGTACGGCTGGCTGATCATTACCGCCCTGTACCTGCTTGGCATCCTGACAGGTATTGCCGCGGCTTTCCTGTTCAAGAACACCCTGTTCAAGGGCGAAGCGGTTCCCTTTGTGATGGAGCTGCCGAACTACCGTTTCCCCAGTCCCCGGAATGTGGCCCAGCTGCTCTGGGAAAAGTCCAAGGATTTCCTGCACCGCGCCTTCTCCGTCATCCTGATCGCCACCATCGTCGTCTGGTTCCTGAAGAGCTTTGACTTCCGGCTGAACCTGGTGACCGATTCCCATGAAAGCATCCTGGCCGCCGTGGCCGGCCTGCTGGCACCGGTCATGGCTCCCGTGGGCCTCGGCGACTGGCGCATCGTCACCTCGCTGATCAGCGGTTTCATGGCTAAGGAAAGCGTGGTCTCCGTCATGGAAACCCTCTTCGGCGGCGGACTGGCCGCCCTCGGTTCCGTCACCGCCGCCTCCATGCTGGCCTTCAGTCTCCTGTATACCCCCTGCGTGGCTGCCATCGCCGCCATCCGCCGGGAACTGGGACGCAAGTGGGCGCTGGGCGTGGTCCTCTGGCAGTGCGCCATCGCCTGGGTCGCCGCCCTGATTATCCGGCTCATCGGACTGATTTTCTGA
- a CDS encoding sigma-70 family RNA polymerase sigma factor: MQEFREAEDTRRERLSSLVLLYEKDMLKLCFVYLRDMELARDALQESFLKAYRFLDSYQGGASEKTWLTRIVINTCKDFRRSAWFRIGRQAVSADSLPLSVPPPDVVHMDLMTAIMKLPVKNREVILLKYQQGFSNQEIADLLHLSPMAVSKRLHQAYDRMKMNLEEGASYEE; this comes from the coding sequence ATGCAGGAATTCAGGGAGGCGGAAGACACCCGCAGGGAACGGCTGAGCAGCCTGGTGCTTCTGTATGAAAAAGACATGCTGAAGCTGTGTTTCGTATACCTGCGGGATATGGAACTGGCCCGTGACGCCCTTCAGGAAAGCTTCCTGAAGGCTTACCGATTCCTGGATTCCTATCAGGGCGGCGCGTCTGAAAAAACCTGGCTGACCCGGATTGTGATCAACACCTGTAAGGATTTCCGCCGGTCCGCCTGGTTCAGGATCGGCCGGCAGGCCGTTTCAGCCGATTCCCTTCCGCTGTCTGTTCCGCCCCCTGACGTAGTGCATATGGACCTGATGACTGCCATTATGAAGCTTCCGGTCAAAAACCGTGAAGTCATCCTGCTGAAGTACCAGCAGGGCTTCAGCAACCAGGAAATTGCCGATCTGCTGCATCTTTCCCCGATGGCGGTTTCCAAAAGACTGCATCAGGCCTATGACCGGATGAAGATGAATCTGGAAGAAGGAGCATCCTATGAAGAATGA
- a CDS encoding leucine-rich repeat domain-containing protein → MKNEEKRDQMIRETFDQCLSGIDLQPSVLPEIERKIEKTKTPERKRIPLRIPVIAAAAVVLVCVWFFAGNKKWELFSQPDRLSTDSRYTVQPMETVLSEGAERETAEETPGTEVKLNGIQTIRKEDGTLQCRMDGLVYTLRDDKTAVLSGVYFVSRKDPYILDIPEKVGEYTVVALADDALSSVNALAAVHLPETLTTIGFYGFAYNPVLTEVTFPSSLRTIEWNAFMECTSLASVTFEEGVETIQSGVFNGCKSLKSIVIPDSVTTLEGGAFSACTGLEEIVLPKGITELGQEMFNSCSSLKQIEIPKGVTVVGNRAFKDCSALESVVLPEELVSLENGAFNGCKSLKSVVIPEKVTAIENGTFNGCTSLKTVVLPEGLTSIGSRAFYNCGSLSILSLPDSLASIGRDAFGGCDELLCVVSDGSAAMQYCEENGIKYTKR, encoded by the coding sequence ATGAAGAATGAAGAAAAAAGGGATCAGATGATCCGTGAAACCTTTGATCAGTGCCTCTCCGGGATTGATTTGCAGCCTTCCGTGCTTCCGGAGATAGAGCGGAAGATCGAAAAAACAAAAACGCCGGAACGGAAACGGATTCCGCTCCGGATTCCCGTGATCGCGGCGGCAGCAGTGGTGCTGGTGTGCGTGTGGTTTTTTGCGGGAAACAAAAAATGGGAACTGTTCAGCCAGCCGGACCGGCTCAGTACAGACAGCCGTTATACGGTGCAGCCGATGGAAACAGTCCTGTCCGAAGGGGCAGAGCGGGAAACCGCTGAAGAAACGCCCGGGACAGAGGTTAAACTGAACGGTATTCAAACCATCCGGAAAGAAGACGGGACGCTGCAATGCCGGATGGACGGGCTGGTCTACACGCTGCGGGACGATAAAACGGCGGTACTGTCTGGAGTTTACTTTGTTTCGCGGAAAGACCCTTATATCCTGGATATTCCGGAAAAGGTGGGAGAATATACCGTAGTTGCGCTTGCGGATGATGCACTGAGTTCGGTGAATGCACTTGCTGCCGTCCACCTTCCGGAAACCCTGACAACAATTGGGTTCTACGGCTTTGCGTACAATCCTGTCCTGACAGAGGTCACTTTTCCCTCAAGCCTGCGGACTATTGAGTGGAATGCCTTTATGGAATGCACCAGCCTGGCTTCCGTTACATTTGAGGAGGGCGTGGAAACAATCCAGTCCGGTGTGTTCAACGGCTGCAAAAGCCTGAAGTCCATCGTCATTCCGGACAGCGTCACTACCCTGGAAGGCGGGGCGTTCTCCGCCTGTACCGGCCTGGAGGAAATTGTGCTTCCGAAGGGGATCACGGAGCTTGGACAGGAAATGTTCAACAGCTGCTCAAGCCTGAAACAGATTGAAATTCCGAAGGGTGTGACCGTTGTCGGAAACAGGGCCTTCAAAGATTGTTCTGCCCTGGAATCGGTCGTCCTGCCGGAAGAGCTGGTTTCTTTGGAAAACGGAGCGTTCAATGGCTGTAAAAGCCTGAAGTCCGTGGTGATTCCGGAAAAGGTGACGGCAATTGAAAACGGCACCTTCAACGGCTGCACCAGCCTGAAAACCGTTGTCCTTCCGGAAGGGTTGACAAGCATCGGCAGCAGGGCGTTCTACAATTGCGGAAGCCTGTCCATTCTTTCCCTGCCGGACAGCCTGGCTTCCATCGGAAGGGATGCTTTCGGCGGCTGTGATGAGCTGCTCTGCGTTGTATCTGACGGTTCCGCCGCGATGCAGTACTGTGAGGAGAACGGAATTAAATACACAAAGCGCTGA